One Numenius arquata chromosome 13, bNumArq3.hap1.1, whole genome shotgun sequence genomic region harbors:
- the GCSH gene encoding glycine cleavage system H protein, mitochondrial, translated as MAWRALRRVGPVLAPRCPRLSPPPPLRVPAARRLATSSLVLSARKFTDKHEWITVENGIGTVGISNFAQEALGDVVYCSLPEIGTKLSKHDEFGALESVKAASELYSPLSGEVTEVNAALADNPGLVNKSCYQDGWLIKMTVENPTELDELMNEDAYERYIKSIEN; from the exons ATGGCGTGGCGAGCGCTGCGGCGGGTCGGGCCGGTGCTGGCGCCGCGCTGCCCGCGCCTTTCGCCGCCTCCGCCGCTGCGGGTGCCGGCGGCGCGGAGGTTGGCCACCAGCTCGCTGGTGCTGTCCG CCCGCAAATTCACAGACAAGCATGAATGGATAACAGTTGAAAATGGCATTGGAACAGTAGGAATCAGCAATTTTGCACAG gaagcATTAGGAGATGTTGTTTACTGTAGTCTTCCAGAAATTGGGACAAAACTGAGTAAACATG ATGAGTTCGGAGCTTTGGAAAGTGTGAAAGCTGCTAGTGAACTCTACTCTCCTCTCTCAGGAGAAGTGACCGAGGTTAATGCTGCTCTTGCAGATAATCCAGGCCTCGTCAATAAATCTTGTTATCAAGATG GTTGGCTTATCAAGATGACTGTGGAAAACCCCACTGAACTTGATGAACTGATGAATGAAGATGCCTATGAAAGATACATAAAATCCATTGAGAACTGA